From a region of the Bradyrhizobium sp. KBS0727 genome:
- a CDS encoding ABC transporter substrate-binding protein — MNITRRNVLLGATAAAALAPIASRAQTSEVVIGVIYPFSGASAQQGVDAQKAYETALEIINKDYDFDLPLAKGEGLPGLGGAKIRLVFADHQSDPQKGRAETERLITQEKVCAVIGTYQSAVAVTVSQVCERYQTPFISADNSSPSLHRRGLKYYFRAAPHDEMYSQAMFDFFDAMKKKGTKIETLALFHEDTIFGTDSANAQTKLAGERGYKIVADIKYRSNSPSLSSEVQQLKAANADVLMPSSYTTDGILLVKTMAELGYKPNAIVAQDAGFSEKALYDAVGDKLGGVISRGTFSLDLAAKRPMVGKVNAMFKEKSGKDFNDLTSRQFMGLIVMAEAINRAKSTEGEKIRDALAATDIAGEQTIMPWKRIKFDDLGQNNDADPVLLQYIGGKFVTISPPQAAVAEATWPMT, encoded by the coding sequence ATGAACATCACGCGCCGTAACGTGTTGCTTGGAGCCACTGCCGCCGCCGCGCTGGCGCCGATCGCGAGCCGCGCGCAGACCTCCGAAGTGGTGATCGGCGTCATCTATCCGTTCTCCGGCGCCAGTGCCCAGCAGGGCGTCGATGCCCAGAAGGCCTACGAGACCGCGCTCGAAATCATCAACAAGGATTACGATTTCGATCTGCCGCTGGCCAAAGGCGAAGGTTTGCCCGGCCTCGGCGGCGCCAAGATCCGCCTCGTGTTTGCCGACCACCAGTCCGATCCGCAAAAGGGCCGCGCCGAGACCGAACGCCTGATCACGCAGGAAAAAGTCTGCGCTGTCATCGGTACCTATCAGAGCGCGGTCGCGGTGACCGTCAGCCAGGTTTGCGAGCGCTACCAGACCCCGTTCATCTCGGCCGACAACTCCTCGCCGAGCCTGCATCGCCGCGGCCTCAAATACTATTTCCGCGCCGCGCCGCATGACGAGATGTATTCGCAAGCGATGTTCGATTTCTTCGATGCCATGAAGAAGAAGGGCACCAAGATCGAAACGCTGGCGCTGTTCCACGAGGATACGATCTTCGGAACCGACTCCGCCAACGCGCAGACCAAGCTCGCCGGCGAGCGCGGCTACAAGATCGTCGCCGACATCAAATATCGTTCGAACTCGCCGTCGCTGTCATCAGAAGTGCAGCAGCTCAAGGCGGCGAATGCCGACGTGCTGATGCCCTCGAGCTACACCACCGACGGCATCCTGCTGGTCAAGACCATGGCCGAGCTTGGTTACAAGCCCAACGCCATCGTGGCCCAGGACGCGGGCTTCTCGGAAAAGGCGCTGTATGATGCCGTCGGCGACAAGCTCGGAGGCGTGATCTCGCGCGGCACCTTCTCGCTCGATCTCGCCGCCAAGCGGCCGATGGTCGGCAAGGTCAACGCCATGTTCAAGGAGAAGTCGGGCAAGGATTTCAACGATCTGACGTCGCGGCAGTTCATGGGCCTGATCGTGATGGCGGAAGCCATCAACCGCGCCAAGTCCACCGAGGGCGAGAAGATCCGCGACGCCCTGGCCGCGACCGACATTGCCGGCGAACAGACCATCATGCCGTGGAAGCGCATCAAGTTCGACGACCTGGGCCAGAACAACGACGCCGATCCGGTGCTGCTGCAGTATATCGGCGGCAAGTTCGTCACCATCTCCCCGCCGCAAGCCGCCGTCGCCGAAGCCACCTGGCCGATGACGTAA
- a CDS encoding MFS transporter: protein MTDQAIKPADDHLDIGDVERRIKAIFIGSVGNLVEWYDFYAYTAFALYFAPAFFPHSDPVVQQLNVAVLFAATFLMRPLGGWLFGFIADRYGRRLSLTLSVVCMCFGSLIIAVTPTYASIGIAAPAILALARMIEGLSLGGEYGASATYLSEVADPKHRGFYSSFQYVTLIGGQLTAIIVLLLLQKVFLTPEELKAWGWRIPFVIGALLAIFAAVMRRNLHETEAFEEAKKVAKPSGSIRGLLKYPRELLLVVGLTAGGTAAFYTFTTYMQTFVKLSVGLTEDQTTFVIFGSLIFATVLQPLYGALSDRIGRKPLLIFFGLAGTLATVPILTMLKETKSPFTAFLLICAAWIFVAGYTSINAIVKAELFPTNVRALGVGLPYAITVSVFGGTAPAVALYFKSLGHEDWFYYYLSGMIFLSLIIYSTMRDTKHDSAMHRHE from the coding sequence ATGACGGATCAGGCCATCAAGCCCGCGGACGATCACCTCGACATCGGCGATGTCGAACGCCGGATCAAGGCGATCTTCATCGGCTCGGTCGGCAATCTGGTCGAATGGTACGATTTCTACGCCTACACCGCGTTCGCGCTGTACTTCGCGCCGGCGTTCTTCCCGCACAGCGATCCGGTGGTACAGCAGCTCAACGTCGCGGTGCTGTTCGCCGCGACCTTCCTGATGCGGCCGCTCGGCGGCTGGCTGTTCGGCTTCATCGCCGACCGCTACGGCAGGCGGCTGTCGCTGACGCTGTCGGTGGTCTGCATGTGTTTCGGCTCGCTGATCATCGCGGTGACGCCGACCTATGCCTCGATCGGCATCGCCGCACCGGCGATCCTGGCTCTGGCGCGAATGATCGAGGGGTTGAGCCTGGGCGGCGAATACGGCGCCAGCGCTACCTATCTCAGCGAGGTCGCCGACCCCAAGCACCGCGGTTTCTATTCCAGCTTTCAATATGTCACGCTGATCGGCGGCCAACTGACCGCGATCATCGTGCTGTTGCTGCTGCAGAAGGTATTCCTGACGCCGGAGGAACTGAAAGCCTGGGGCTGGCGGATCCCGTTCGTGATCGGCGCCCTGCTCGCGATCTTCGCCGCCGTGATGCGGCGCAATTTGCACGAGACCGAGGCGTTCGAAGAAGCCAAGAAGGTCGCAAAACCCTCGGGCTCGATCCGCGGCCTGCTGAAATATCCACGCGAGCTGCTGCTGGTGGTCGGCCTTACCGCGGGCGGCACCGCGGCGTTCTACACCTTCACGACCTACATGCAGACCTTCGTCAAATTGTCAGTCGGCCTCACCGAGGACCAGACCACGTTCGTGATCTTCGGCTCGCTGATCTTCGCGACCGTGCTGCAGCCGCTCTACGGCGCGCTGTCCGACCGTATCGGCCGCAAGCCGCTGCTGATCTTCTTCGGCCTCGCCGGCACGCTGGCGACGGTTCCGATCCTGACCATGCTCAAGGAAACCAAGTCGCCCTTCACGGCTTTCCTGCTGATCTGCGCCGCCTGGATTTTCGTCGCCGGTTACACCTCGATCAACGCGATCGTGAAGGCGGAATTGTTCCCGACCAACGTCCGCGCGCTCGGCGTCGGCCTGCCCTATGCCATCACCGTCTCCGTGTTCGGCGGCACCGCGCCCGCGGTCGCGCTCTACTTCAAGAGCCTCGGGCATGAAGACTGGTTCTACTACTATCTCAGCGGCATGATCTTCCTGTCGCTGATCATCTATTCGACCATGCGCGACACCAAACATGACTCGGCGATGCATCGCCACGAATGA
- a CDS encoding SDR family oxidoreductase, with protein sequence MDLHLRGKRVLITGASKGIGAAAAEAFAEEGCDVMLAARNGEQLKALCERLRSAHQIGASAHVVDLRKPEDIAKLAKDAADIDILVNNAGDIPGGSIDKIDEATWRHAWELKVFGYINLTRAIYAQMKARGHGVIVNDIGAAGEKFDANYICGSAGNAALMAFTRGLGGKSLADNIRVVGINPGPVGTDRHVTLLKTRAKNQFGDENRYKEFQKNMPLGRPAHAREIGDLMAFLASDRSGYTSGVIVTVDGGHTSGWG encoded by the coding sequence ATGGATCTGCATTTGCGCGGCAAGCGCGTCCTGATCACCGGCGCCTCCAAGGGCATTGGCGCGGCCGCCGCCGAAGCCTTCGCCGAGGAAGGCTGCGACGTCATGCTCGCGGCGCGCAATGGCGAGCAGTTGAAGGCCCTGTGCGAGCGCCTGCGTTCCGCGCACCAGATCGGCGCGTCAGCCCATGTCGTCGACCTGCGCAAGCCGGAGGATATCGCCAAATTGGCGAAAGACGCCGCCGACATCGACATTCTCGTCAACAACGCCGGCGACATCCCCGGCGGCTCGATCGACAAGATCGACGAGGCGACCTGGCGGCACGCCTGGGAACTGAAAGTGTTCGGCTATATCAACCTCACCCGCGCGATCTACGCCCAGATGAAGGCGCGCGGCCACGGCGTCATCGTCAACGACATCGGTGCCGCCGGTGAAAAGTTCGACGCCAACTATATCTGCGGCAGCGCCGGCAATGCTGCGTTGATGGCCTTCACCCGCGGGCTCGGCGGCAAGAGCCTCGCCGACAATATCCGCGTGGTCGGCATCAATCCGGGCCCGGTCGGTACCGACCGACACGTCACGCTCTTGAAGACCCGCGCCAAGAACCAGTTCGGCGACGAGAACCGCTACAAGGAATTCCAGAAGAACATGCCGCTCGGCCGCCCCGCCCACGCGCGCGAGATCGGCGACCTGATGGCGTTCCTGGCGTCGGACCGCTCCGGCTATACGTCGGGGGTGATCGTGACGGTCGATGGTGGGCATACGTCGGGGTGGGGTTAG
- a CDS encoding amidase — protein sequence MADQSLVRETAVAVVGKLRSGEVSPLDLLDVLEQRIAEVDGKVNALPTLCFDRARNHAKALMKKPASERGMLAGLPVPIKDLTNVAGVLTTQGSPIYKDNIPAKSDILVEHLENNGGVIYAKSNTPEFGAGANTFNEVFGATRNPWDTSRSAAGSSGGAAVALATGTAWLAHGSDMGGSLRNPASFCGIVGLRPSIGRVAHTPVAAVDRNLGVQGPMARNVEDLALLLDAMSGEHPADPLSLPLLPASFLSAARSGNKPKRVAYSPDLGITPVDPEVAAITRKAAQRFAEAGVIVEEAHPDLREAHECFHVLRAFDFALSKAALLRSKRDQLKPEVIWNIEEGLKLTVEKLERAEAQRVAMTARTLEFFEKYDLLLAPATIVPPFPVENRYVAECAGKKFDNYVEWLGIVYAITLVCCPALSLPCGFTASGLPVGLQVVAPNRGEAQLLAGAKVLEDILGVRGTTPIDPRPPK from the coding sequence GTGGCGGATCAAAGTCTGGTACGAGAGACAGCGGTTGCCGTGGTCGGCAAGCTCAGGTCGGGTGAAGTCAGCCCGCTCGATCTGCTCGACGTGCTGGAGCAACGGATCGCCGAGGTCGACGGCAAGGTCAACGCGCTGCCGACGCTCTGCTTCGATCGCGCGCGCAACCATGCCAAGGCGCTGATGAAGAAGCCGGCCTCCGAGCGCGGCATGCTCGCCGGACTGCCGGTGCCGATCAAGGACCTCACCAATGTGGCCGGCGTGCTGACGACGCAGGGCTCGCCGATCTACAAAGACAACATCCCCGCGAAATCCGACATCCTGGTTGAGCATCTCGAAAACAACGGCGGCGTAATCTACGCCAAATCGAACACCCCGGAATTCGGCGCCGGAGCCAACACTTTTAACGAAGTGTTCGGCGCGACCCGCAATCCATGGGACACGTCCCGCTCGGCTGCCGGCTCTTCGGGCGGCGCCGCCGTTGCGCTCGCCACCGGCACGGCGTGGCTGGCACATGGTTCCGACATGGGCGGCAGCCTGCGGAACCCGGCGAGCTTCTGCGGCATCGTTGGACTTCGTCCGAGCATCGGCCGCGTCGCGCATACGCCGGTGGCCGCGGTCGACCGCAATCTTGGCGTCCAGGGCCCGATGGCCCGCAATGTCGAGGATCTCGCGCTGCTGCTCGACGCCATGAGCGGCGAGCATCCCGCCGATCCGCTATCGCTACCGCTGCTGCCGGCTTCGTTTCTGTCCGCCGCGCGCTCCGGCAACAAGCCGAAGCGGGTCGCCTATTCGCCCGACCTCGGCATCACGCCGGTCGATCCGGAAGTCGCCGCCATCACCCGCAAGGCCGCGCAGCGCTTTGCGGAGGCCGGGGTCATCGTCGAGGAAGCCCATCCCGACCTGCGCGAGGCCCACGAGTGTTTCCATGTGCTGCGCGCCTTCGATTTCGCACTCTCCAAGGCGGCGCTGCTGCGTTCCAAACGCGACCAGCTCAAGCCGGAAGTGATCTGGAATATCGAGGAAGGCCTCAAGCTGACGGTCGAGAAACTCGAACGCGCCGAGGCGCAGCGCGTCGCCATGACGGCGCGCACGCTGGAATTCTTCGAAAAATACGACCTGCTGCTGGCGCCCGCGACCATCGTGCCGCCGTTCCCGGTCGAAAACCGCTACGTCGCCGAATGCGCCGGCAAGAAATTCGACAATTATGTCGAATGGCTCGGCATCGTCTACGCGATCACGCTGGTGTGCTGTCCGGCGCTGTCGCTGCCGTGCGGATTTACCGCCTCCGGCCTGCCGGTCGGGTTGCAGGTGGTCGCGCCGAACCGCGGCGAGGCGCAACTGCTGGCAGGCGCGAAGGTGCTGGAAGATATTTTGGGAGTTCGCGGCACGACCCCGATCGATCCAAGACCTCCAAAATAA
- a CDS encoding NAD(P)-dependent oxidoreductase, giving the protein MRGVFVDANESLAVIFERLHKSGDPEVRVHRDPDIKPEDYPKLLDGAEIAIVDHTALPSDIAKQCTGLKHVVFLGTGARSYMNPEELAELGISVHLIKGYGDTAVAECAIALMWSAARGIAQMDREMRAGNWLRDDGMQLTGKTLGLIGFGGIAAEVARIALGSGMRVIAWNRSPKKFPKVEFVELEELLTESDVVSIHLLLNDETRGLVSRACIEAMKTGAILVNTARGAIVDEEAMIDALKSGQLRHAGLDVFNIEPLPAGHPLTKLPNVTLSAHSAFRTPEASENLIRAAWEHCRRIAK; this is encoded by the coding sequence GTGCGTGGAGTTTTTGTCGACGCCAACGAATCGCTGGCCGTGATTTTCGAACGGCTGCACAAATCAGGCGATCCGGAGGTGCGGGTCCATCGCGATCCCGATATCAAGCCGGAAGACTATCCAAAGCTGCTCGACGGCGCCGAGATCGCGATCGTCGATCACACCGCGCTACCCTCTGACATTGCGAAACAATGCACCGGGCTGAAACACGTCGTGTTTCTCGGCACCGGCGCGCGCAGCTACATGAATCCGGAAGAACTCGCCGAACTCGGGATTTCCGTGCACCTGATCAAGGGCTATGGCGATACCGCCGTGGCTGAATGTGCGATCGCGCTGATGTGGTCGGCCGCGCGCGGCATCGCCCAGATGGACCGCGAAATGCGCGCCGGCAACTGGCTGCGCGACGACGGCATGCAATTGACCGGCAAGACGCTCGGCCTGATCGGTTTTGGCGGCATTGCGGCCGAGGTCGCGCGCATCGCGCTCGGCAGCGGCATGCGCGTGATCGCCTGGAACCGGTCGCCGAAGAAATTTCCAAAGGTTGAATTCGTCGAACTCGAGGAGCTGCTGACGGAAAGCGACGTGGTCTCGATCCACCTGCTGCTGAACGACGAGACCCGCGGACTTGTTTCGCGTGCCTGCATCGAGGCGATGAAGACAGGCGCGATCCTGGTCAACACCGCGCGCGGCGCCATCGTCGACGAAGAAGCGATGATCGACGCGCTGAAGTCCGGCCAGCTCCGCCATGCCGGCCTCGACGTCTTCAACATCGAGCCGCTGCCGGCCGGTCATCCCTTGACCAAGCTGCCCAACGTGACGCTGTCGGCGCATTCGGCATTTCGCACGCCCGAGGCGAGCGAGAATTTGATCAGGGCGGCGTGGGAGCATTGCCGAAGGATTGCGAAGTAG
- a CDS encoding putative hydro-lyase codes for MTSLARTERPADDTSNLSPSVLARHACRTGMASSTAGVADGFVQGNLAIMPEKLANAFHRFCQLNPKPCPIIGMSDVGDPRIPALGIDLDIRTDLPRYRVWRDGAVVEEPTDIMAHWRDDLVAFVIGCSFSFEEALRADGLPIRHTERNVRVPMYRTNIACQPSGPFAGPMVVSMRPFKPADAIRAVQITSRFPSVHGAPVHLGHPSSIGIADIAKPDYGDPVPVADDEIPVFWACGVTPQSVISAAKLPFAITHAPGLMLVTDLLNKHLAVL; via the coding sequence ATGACCAGCTTGGCGAGAACCGAACGACCCGCCGACGATACGTCCAATTTATCGCCGAGCGTTTTGGCCCGGCACGCCTGCCGCACCGGCATGGCCTCCAGCACGGCCGGCGTGGCCGACGGCTTCGTCCAGGGCAATCTCGCCATCATGCCCGAGAAACTCGCCAACGCTTTTCACCGGTTCTGCCAGCTCAATCCCAAACCGTGCCCGATCATCGGCATGTCCGACGTCGGCGATCCCCGCATTCCCGCGCTCGGCATCGACCTCGACATCCGCACCGACTTGCCGCGCTACCGGGTCTGGCGCGACGGCGCGGTGGTGGAAGAACCGACCGACATCATGGCGCATTGGCGCGACGATCTCGTGGCCTTCGTAATCGGCTGCTCGTTCTCGTTCGAAGAAGCGCTGCGGGCGGACGGCCTGCCGATCCGTCACACCGAGCGCAACGTCCGCGTTCCCATGTACCGCACCAATATCGCCTGCCAGCCGTCGGGACCGTTCGCGGGTCCGATGGTGGTGTCGATGCGGCCGTTCAAGCCGGCGGATGCGATCCGCGCGGTGCAGATCACCTCGCGCTTTCCTTCCGTGCACGGCGCGCCGGTGCATCTCGGCCATCCCTCATCGATCGGCATCGCCGACATTGCCAAGCCCGACTACGGCGATCCGGTTCCGGTAGCAGACGACGAGATCCCGGTGTTCTGGGCCTGCGGCGTGACGCCGCAATCGGTCATATCAGCCGCAAAGCTGCCGTTTGCGATCACGCATGCGCCCGGACTGATGCTGGTGACCGATCTCCTGAACAAGCATCTTGCCGTGCTTTGA
- a CDS encoding LysR family transcriptional regulator, with product MADFKAIETFMWVVTLGSFRGAAQKLNTTQPAISQRIAQLEREVGVRLLQRDRRMVLPTPSGRQLMVYAEKLIGLRSEMLAVVGDRSAMRGVLRLGVAETIVHTWLSQLIKSVNHAYPNLSLEIEVDITSNLRTRLLAQEIELAFLLGPLTAPTVSNRVLCDYPVGFLASPALGLGDRRLTVHDLAKFPIITFPRKTQPYEQVRALFNRPDLPPMRLHASASLATVIHMAIEGLGIAVIPTAIVENELADGRLQLLTTDQPMPLLTFSASWLASPDTVAVERVAELAANLARGGVIVDAPRRARH from the coding sequence ATGGCTGATTTCAAGGCAATTGAGACCTTCATGTGGGTGGTGACGCTCGGCAGCTTCCGCGGCGCCGCCCAGAAGCTCAACACCACCCAGCCGGCCATTTCGCAGCGGATCGCCCAACTCGAGCGCGAGGTGGGGGTCCGGCTGCTGCAGCGCGACCGCCGCATGGTACTGCCGACGCCGAGCGGCCGGCAACTGATGGTCTACGCCGAGAAGCTGATCGGGTTGCGTTCGGAAATGCTGGCCGTGGTCGGCGACCGCTCGGCCATGCGCGGCGTGCTGCGGCTCGGCGTCGCCGAGACCATCGTGCACACCTGGCTCTCGCAACTGATCAAGAGCGTCAATCACGCCTACCCCAATCTTTCGCTCGAAATCGAGGTCGACATTACCTCTAACCTGCGGACCCGGCTGTTGGCGCAGGAAATCGAACTCGCGTTCCTGCTGGGGCCGCTGACCGCGCCGACGGTCAGCAACCGCGTGTTGTGCGATTATCCCGTGGGTTTTCTGGCAAGCCCCGCGCTCGGACTCGGCGACCGCAGGCTGACCGTGCACGACCTGGCGAAATTCCCGATCATCACCTTCCCGCGCAAGACCCAGCCCTACGAGCAGGTGCGCGCGCTGTTCAACCGCCCGGACCTGCCACCAATGCGCCTTCACGCCAGCGCCTCGTTGGCGACCGTCATCCACATGGCGATCGAAGGGCTGGGCATTGCCGTGATTCCGACCGCGATCGTCGAAAACGAACTGGCCGACGGCCGGCTGCAATTACTGACGACCGACCAGCCAATGCCGCTGCTGACGTTTTCGGCGAGCTGGCTCGCCTCCCCCGACACCGTCGCGGTGGAACGCGTGGCCGAACTCGCCGCCAACCTGGCGCGGGGCGGCGTCATTGTTGACGCGCCGCGGCGGGCGCGTCATTGA
- a CDS encoding tartrate dehydrogenase translates to MSKKTYRIAVIPGDGIGKEVVPEGLRVLEVAAKKHGVAVHFDHFDFASWDYYEKHGEMMPEDWKAKIGKHDAIYFGAVGWPAKIPDHISLWGSLIKFRREFDQYVNLRPVRLMPGVPSPLANRKPGDIDFWVVRENTEGEYSSVGGRMFPDTDREFVTQQTVMTRTGVDRILKFAFELAQSRPKKHLTSATKSNGISITMPYWDERVEAMAKNYPGVKWDKYHIDILTANFVLHPDWFDVVVGSNLFGDILSDLGPACTGTIGIAPSGNINPPGLFPSVFEPVHGSAPDIAGQGIANPIGMIWSGAMMLEHLGEKQAADSIVAAIERTLGERTLRTRDLGGNADTTACGKAVADMVD, encoded by the coding sequence ATGAGCAAGAAAACCTATCGGATCGCGGTCATTCCCGGCGACGGCATCGGCAAGGAAGTGGTGCCGGAAGGCCTCCGCGTGCTGGAGGTGGCGGCGAAAAAGCACGGCGTGGCCGTGCATTTCGATCATTTCGACTTTGCGTCCTGGGACTATTACGAAAAGCACGGCGAGATGATGCCGGAGGACTGGAAGGCCAAGATCGGCAAGCACGACGCGATCTATTTCGGCGCGGTGGGCTGGCCTGCGAAAATCCCCGATCACATTTCGTTGTGGGGATCGCTGATCAAGTTCCGCAGGGAGTTCGATCAGTACGTCAATCTGCGGCCGGTGCGGCTGATGCCCGGCGTGCCGTCGCCGCTCGCCAACCGCAAGCCCGGCGATATCGATTTTTGGGTGGTGCGCGAAAACACCGAGGGTGAATATTCCTCGGTCGGCGGCCGCATGTTCCCCGATACCGACCGCGAGTTCGTCACCCAGCAGACCGTGATGACGCGGACCGGCGTCGACCGTATTCTCAAGTTCGCGTTCGAACTGGCGCAGTCGCGGCCGAAGAAGCACCTGACCTCGGCGACCAAGTCCAACGGCATTTCGATCACGATGCCCTATTGGGACGAGCGCGTGGAGGCGATGGCGAAGAACTATCCCGGCGTGAAGTGGGACAAGTACCACATCGACATTCTCACCGCGAACTTCGTGCTGCATCCCGACTGGTTCGATGTCGTGGTCGGCTCGAACCTGTTCGGCGATATCCTGTCTGACCTGGGTCCGGCCTGCACCGGCACCATCGGCATCGCGCCGTCGGGCAACATCAATCCGCCCGGGCTGTTCCCGTCGGTGTTCGAGCCGGTGCACGGCTCGGCGCCCGACATCGCGGGCCAGGGCATCGCCAATCCGATCGGCATGATCTGGTCGGGCGCGATGATGCTGGAGCATCTCGGCGAGAAGCAGGCGGCGGATTCGATCGTCGCGGCGATCGAGCGCACGCTCGGCGAACGCACACTGCGCACGCGCGATCTCGGCGGCAATGCCGACACCACGGCGTGCGGCAAGGCGGTCGCTGACATGGTGGACTGA
- a CDS encoding alpha/beta hydrolase yields MTTLFSALDWRAMSQEDRDRGLNNGEHVPGSVEMVAGWEQRSADLRKRFPAHIDLRYGPRERNRIDFLKAADTAPTLLFIHGGYWQNRAKEVFTVVAEGPMAHGINVALIGYTLAPDATLDEIVAEIHAGIDFLAGQLSALGAADEGIVVSGWSAGGHLTSMALSHPKVRAGMAISGIYDLELIRHSYLNEKLKADEATSHRNSPMMLAGGPLKPLSLVVGSAELPLLRKQTADFAGHRARYGLPVTCEEIPSANHFTIMDEMMSPRGRITTLIRQLFERTA; encoded by the coding sequence ATGACGACACTGTTTTCGGCGCTGGACTGGCGTGCCATGAGCCAGGAGGACCGCGACCGCGGCCTCAACAACGGCGAGCATGTCCCCGGCAGCGTCGAGATGGTGGCCGGCTGGGAACAACGTTCCGCCGACCTGCGCAAGCGTTTTCCTGCGCATATCGACCTCCGCTACGGCCCGCGCGAGCGTAACCGGATCGATTTCCTCAAAGCCGCCGACACCGCGCCGACGCTGCTCTTTATTCACGGCGGCTATTGGCAAAACCGCGCCAAGGAAGTGTTCACGGTGGTGGCCGAGGGTCCGATGGCGCATGGCATCAATGTCGCGCTGATCGGTTACACGCTGGCGCCGGATGCGACGCTGGACGAGATCGTCGCCGAAATCCATGCCGGCATCGATTTCCTCGCCGGGCAATTGTCCGCGCTCGGCGCCGCGGATGAAGGCATCGTGGTCTCCGGCTGGTCCGCGGGCGGCCATCTGACCTCGATGGCGCTGTCGCATCCGAAGGTACGGGCAGGAATGGCGATCTCCGGCATCTACGACCTCGAACTGATCCGCCATTCCTATCTCAATGAAAAATTGAAGGCGGATGAAGCGACATCGCACCGCAACTCGCCGATGATGCTGGCGGGCGGTCCGCTGAAACCGCTGTCGCTGGTGGTCGGCAGCGCAGAACTGCCGTTGCTGCGCAAACAGACCGCGGACTTTGCCGGGCATCGCGCAAGATATGGCTTGCCGGTGACCTGTGAGGAAATCCCCAGCGCCAACCACTTCACCATCATGGATGAAATGATGTCGCCGCGCGGGAGGATTACGACATTGATCCGGCAGTTGTTCGAGAGGACGGCCTAA
- a CDS encoding Zn-dependent hydrolase, with amino-acid sequence MTKIASNLQIDSARLWGTIHETAKFGATPKGGVRRLTLGPEDKQVRDWFRKACEAAGLEVHVDTLGSMFGLRKGRDMSKAPVGLGSHLDTQPTGGKYDGVLGTLAALEVVRTLNDAGIETETPICICNWTNEEGSRFAPAMMASAAYVGDFTTDDILSRKDIDGVTVGEALDSIGYRGESPVGRQKFSGFVELHIEQGPILEAENKTIGVVGSGQGVLWYDGQITGFESHAGSTPMPLRRDALATLSEIVLAMESVAKKHGPKAVGTIGEAVIANPSRNVIPGEIAFTVDCRSADAAIMDALDKDLRAAIAEISARRKVDVKLDLVWRKPPTHFDPKLVDAVEGAAKMLGYSHRRITSGAGHDACNLNTVMPAAMVFVPCKDGISHNELEDATQADCAAGANVLMHTVLALAGVAS; translated from the coding sequence ATGACAAAAATCGCCTCCAACCTGCAGATCGATTCAGCCCGGCTGTGGGGTACCATTCACGAAACCGCGAAATTCGGCGCCACGCCGAAAGGCGGCGTGCGGCGGCTGACGCTGGGGCCCGAGGACAAGCAGGTGCGCGACTGGTTCCGCAAAGCCTGCGAGGCCGCGGGGCTCGAAGTGCATGTCGATACGCTCGGCTCGATGTTCGGCCTGCGCAAGGGCCGCGACATGTCGAAGGCGCCGGTCGGGCTCGGCTCGCATCTCGATACCCAACCGACGGGGGGCAAATACGACGGCGTGCTCGGCACGCTGGCGGCGCTGGAAGTGGTCCGCACCCTCAACGATGCCGGCATCGAAACCGAGACGCCGATCTGCATCTGCAACTGGACCAACGAGGAAGGTTCGCGCTTCGCTCCGGCGATGATGGCGTCGGCCGCCTATGTCGGCGACTTCACCACCGACGACATTCTGTCGCGCAAGGATATTGACGGCGTCACGGTCGGGGAAGCGCTCGACAGCATCGGCTATCGCGGCGAAAGCCCGGTGGGTCGCCAAAAATTCTCAGGGTTCGTCGAATTGCATATCGAACAGGGCCCGATCCTCGAAGCCGAGAACAAGACCATCGGCGTGGTCGGTTCCGGCCAGGGCGTATTGTGGTACGACGGCCAGATCACCGGCTTCGAAAGCCATGCCGGCTCGACGCCGATGCCGCTGCGGCGCGATGCGCTGGCGACCTTGTCCGAGATCGTGCTGGCGATGGAATCGGTAGCCAAGAAGCACGGACCGAAGGCGGTCGGCACCATCGGCGAGGCCGTGATCGCCAATCCCTCGCGCAACGTCATCCCCGGCGAAATCGCCTTTACCGTGGACTGCCGCAGCGCCGACGCCGCGATCATGGACGCGCTGGACAAGGATTTGCGCGCCGCGATTGCCGAGATCTCCGCGCGACGCAAGGTCGATGTGAAGCTCGATCTGGTCTGGCGCAAGCCGCCGACGCATTTCGATCCCAAGCTGGTGGATGCTGTGGAGGGTGCTGCAAAGATGCTCGGCTACTCGCATCGCCGCATCACCTCCGGCGCCGGACACGATGCCTGCAACCTCAACACCGTGATGCCGGCGGCGATGGTGTTCGTGCCCTGCAAGGACGGCATCAGCCACAACGAACTCGAGGACGCCACGCAAGCCGATTGCGCGGCAGGCGCCAACGTGTTGATGCATACCGTGCTGGCGCTGGCCGGCGTCGCGTCCTGA